A single window of Streptomyces aquilus DNA harbors:
- a CDS encoding polysaccharide lyase 8 family protein — protein sequence MRLTRRALLLAATLVATSTSVSRAADPDDPYAGLRHRWLDIALGTGYDPAAEPYASRLAETGALARAFRAAMAPTAGSLWPDRPYDPPSGITQSYSRLWTMAQAHAQPGTGSTGDDALLTDVIRGLDHLSATIYNPATTRYGNWWEWQIGSPRLLMDLTAVLYDHLTDAQRQAACAAVDHFIPDVMLTDYSGTSTGANRVDLCRSVALRGILGRAPDRVALARDALSPVFPYVTQGDGLYADGSFVQHTWVAYSGTYGQVLLDGLGRLFALLAGSEWEVTDPARQIVLDSVEHAYAPLIHDGLMMDSVNGRAISRGYLKSDDRHVLRGDHFHGQGVIAAIALLADGASPAERQRWYGRIKDWIERDTVTPILTARQFGVADLARLQAVAESPTPATPAPTGHHLFAAMDRAVHRRPRFVANIAMASDHIAHYECGNGENPRGWHTGAGMLAWWAEGNGDQFTDWYWPTVDWYRLPGTTVSTRRLPDRAGGEWGEPKPDVRWVGGVTDGEYAAIGQHLKGLGSTLQARKSWFCVDDAVICLGAGITCADGVPVETVVDNRNLGENGTQPFVRGRGWAHLEGHGGYVLPYGALRTLREDRTGAWSDINATSTTERATRRWQTLWLDHGTDPVDATYVYVLLPGADRHETAARAADRHWLSVLANDGARQAVRVPALGLTAATFWQAGTVGPLTASAGASVLLRRRGHTATLCVSEPPRTGEPLEIIWDHPVRAVLRADDPVEILGADRRLRLRVTPGRACATHECEVALG from the coding sequence ATGAGACTCACCCGCAGAGCCCTGTTACTCGCGGCGACCCTCGTCGCCACCAGCACCTCGGTGAGTCGTGCCGCCGACCCCGACGACCCCTACGCCGGCCTCCGCCACCGCTGGCTCGACATCGCCCTCGGCACCGGCTACGACCCGGCCGCCGAGCCGTACGCCTCCCGCCTCGCCGAGACCGGCGCACTGGCCCGCGCCTTCCGTGCCGCCATGGCCCCCACCGCCGGCTCCCTGTGGCCCGACCGCCCCTACGACCCGCCCTCCGGCATCACCCAGAGCTACAGCCGCCTGTGGACGATGGCCCAGGCCCACGCCCAGCCCGGCACCGGCTCCACCGGCGACGACGCCCTCCTCACGGACGTGATCCGCGGCCTCGACCACCTCTCCGCCACGATCTACAACCCCGCCACCACCCGCTACGGCAACTGGTGGGAATGGCAGATCGGCAGCCCCCGCCTGCTCATGGACCTCACGGCCGTCCTGTACGACCACCTCACGGACGCACAGCGGCAAGCGGCCTGCGCCGCAGTCGACCACTTCATCCCCGACGTGATGCTCACCGACTACTCCGGCACCTCCACCGGCGCCAACCGCGTCGACCTGTGCCGCTCGGTCGCCCTGCGGGGCATCCTCGGCCGCGCCCCCGACCGCGTCGCCCTCGCCCGCGACGCCCTCTCCCCGGTCTTCCCCTACGTCACCCAGGGGGACGGCCTCTACGCCGACGGCTCCTTCGTGCAGCACACCTGGGTCGCCTACTCGGGGACGTACGGCCAGGTCCTCCTCGACGGCCTGGGACGCCTCTTCGCGCTCCTCGCGGGATCGGAGTGGGAGGTCACCGACCCCGCCCGGCAGATCGTCCTCGACAGCGTCGAGCACGCCTACGCGCCGCTGATCCACGACGGGTTGATGATGGACAGCGTCAACGGCCGGGCCATCAGCCGGGGTTACCTCAAGAGCGACGACCGGCACGTCCTGCGCGGCGACCACTTCCACGGCCAGGGCGTCATCGCCGCGATCGCCCTCCTCGCGGACGGCGCGAGCCCCGCGGAGCGACAGCGCTGGTACGGCCGTATCAAGGACTGGATCGAACGGGACACCGTCACACCGATCTTGACGGCCCGTCAGTTCGGGGTCGCGGACCTGGCCCGGCTCCAGGCGGTGGCCGAGTCACCGACCCCCGCCACCCCGGCGCCCACCGGCCACCACCTCTTCGCCGCCATGGACCGCGCCGTCCACCGCCGCCCCCGCTTCGTCGCGAACATCGCCATGGCCAGCGACCACATCGCCCACTACGAGTGCGGCAACGGCGAGAACCCGCGCGGCTGGCACACGGGCGCCGGAATGCTCGCGTGGTGGGCCGAGGGCAACGGAGACCAGTTCACCGACTGGTACTGGCCGACCGTCGACTGGTACCGCCTCCCCGGTACGACGGTCTCCACCCGCCGCCTCCCCGACAGGGCCGGCGGCGAGTGGGGCGAGCCCAAGCCCGACGTGCGCTGGGTCGGAGGAGTGACGGACGGCGAGTACGCGGCGATCGGCCAGCACCTGAAAGGGCTCGGCTCCACCCTCCAGGCCCGCAAGTCGTGGTTCTGCGTCGACGACGCGGTGATCTGCCTGGGCGCCGGCATCACCTGCGCCGACGGCGTCCCGGTCGAGACGGTCGTCGACAACCGCAACCTCGGCGAGAACGGCACCCAGCCCTTCGTACGCGGCCGCGGCTGGGCCCACCTCGAAGGCCACGGCGGCTACGTCCTGCCGTACGGCGCCCTCCGCACCCTCCGCGAGGACCGCACCGGAGCCTGGTCCGACATCAACGCCACCAGTACGACGGAACGCGCCACCCGGCGCTGGCAGACCCTCTGGCTCGACCACGGCACCGACCCGGTCGACGCCACGTACGTCTACGTCCTCCTGCCCGGCGCCGACCGCCACGAGACCGCCGCCCGGGCCGCCGACCGGCACTGGCTGTCCGTCCTCGCCAACGACGGCGCCCGGCAAGCGGTCCGGGTCCCCGCCCTGGGCCTGACCGCCGCCACCTTCTGGCAGGCCGGTACGGTGGGACCGCTGACCGCCTCAGCGGGCGCGAGCGTGCTTCTCCGTCGCAGGGGTCACACCGCTACCCTCTGCGTCAGCGAGCCGCCGCGCACCGGTGAGCCGCTGGAGATCATCTGGGACCACCCCGTACGCGCCGTCCTCCGGGCCGACGACCCGGTCGAGATCCTCGGCGCGGACCGCCGTCTGCGCCTCCGTGTCACCCCGGGGAGGGCATGCGCCACGCACGAATGTGAGGTGGCTCTCGGCTGA
- a CDS encoding DUF742 domain-containing protein encodes MATPPGGSSSGNWSYGPGQGQNDGAHNPNRYNFPSAPSQRQPYAPQNPQGPGPSPYDQPPAPRIQPVQPQRRAPEPAPAGASHNPLVRPYAMTGGRTRPRYQLAIEALVHTTAQPHQMQGQLPEHQRICNLCREIKSVAEISALLTIPLGVARILVADLAEAGLVAIHQPGGDENAGGQPDVTLLERVLSGLRKL; translated from the coding sequence GTGGCAACACCCCCAGGCGGTTCATCGTCGGGCAATTGGTCGTACGGCCCCGGACAGGGCCAGAACGACGGTGCCCACAACCCGAACCGTTACAACTTCCCCTCCGCACCCAGCCAGCGGCAGCCGTACGCGCCCCAGAACCCCCAGGGTCCCGGGCCGTCGCCGTACGACCAGCCGCCCGCGCCGCGCATCCAGCCGGTGCAGCCGCAACGACGCGCCCCTGAGCCGGCGCCCGCAGGGGCGTCGCACAACCCCCTGGTGCGCCCGTACGCCATGACCGGCGGCCGGACGCGCCCCCGCTACCAGCTCGCCATCGAGGCGCTGGTGCACACCACCGCGCAGCCGCACCAGATGCAGGGCCAGTTGCCCGAGCATCAGCGGATCTGCAACCTCTGCCGGGAGATCAAGTCGGTGGCCGAGATCTCGGCCCTCCTGACGATCCCTCTCGGCGTGGCCAGGATCCTCGTCGCCGACTTGGCGGAGGCGGGACTGGTCGCGATCCATCAGCCCGGCGGCGACGAGAACGCCGGCGGCCAGCCAGACGTGACACTGCTCGAAAGGGTGCTCAGTGGACTTCGCAAGCTCTAG
- a CDS encoding Cmx/CmrA family chloramphenicol efflux MFS transporter, giving the protein MPFALFLLGVAVFAQGTSEFMLSGLLPDIARELHVSVADAGALTSAFAAGMVVGAPLMAGLARRWSRRGALLGFLVTFLCVHVVGAVTGSFAVLLATRVVGALANAGFLAVALVTAVGMVPPDAKGRATSMLLGGVTLACVVGVPAGALLGQLWGWRAAFWAVAVLSVPAVVAVGRSVPGGAAPQGPALGGELRVLREPGVLALLLLGALVNGATFCTFTYLAPLVTEVARLGDGWVPVVLALFGAGAFAGVRVGGLLADRRPGVTLAGGGIALCLGWAALALGAGDPAVLLGLVLVQGALAFGVGSTLISQVLYAAPGAPTLAGGFATAAFNVGAACGPWVGGVVIDAGVGGGDGYRAPVWVSAGLVALALVAGAGVRAGLRGKRGADTGVRPPA; this is encoded by the coding sequence ATGCCGTTTGCGCTGTTCCTGCTGGGTGTCGCCGTGTTCGCCCAGGGGACGTCCGAGTTCATGCTGTCCGGGCTGCTCCCGGACATCGCCCGTGAGCTGCACGTGTCCGTCGCGGACGCCGGTGCGCTCACCTCTGCCTTCGCCGCCGGGATGGTGGTGGGGGCGCCCCTGATGGCCGGGCTCGCCCGGCGCTGGTCGCGGCGCGGTGCGCTGCTGGGGTTTCTGGTCACGTTCCTCTGCGTGCACGTGGTGGGCGCGGTGACCGGAAGTTTCGCCGTTCTGCTCGCCACCCGGGTCGTGGGCGCGCTGGCCAACGCCGGGTTCCTGGCGGTCGCGCTGGTCACCGCGGTCGGGATGGTGCCGCCGGACGCCAAGGGGCGGGCCACCTCGATGCTGCTGGGCGGGGTCACGCTGGCCTGTGTCGTGGGGGTGCCCGCGGGGGCGCTGCTGGGTCAACTCTGGGGCTGGCGCGCCGCGTTCTGGGCGGTGGCGGTGCTGTCCGTACCGGCCGTGGTGGCGGTGGGCCGGTCGGTGCCCGGCGGTGCCGCCCCGCAAGGCCCCGCGCTGGGGGGTGAGTTGAGGGTGTTGCGCGAGCCCGGGGTGCTCGCCCTCCTCCTGCTCGGCGCGCTCGTGAACGGGGCGACCTTCTGCACGTTCACCTATCTCGCGCCGCTCGTCACCGAGGTCGCCCGGCTGGGCGACGGATGGGTGCCGGTCGTGCTCGCCCTGTTCGGGGCCGGGGCGTTCGCCGGGGTGCGGGTCGGTGGGCTGCTCGCCGACCGGCGCCCCGGGGTGACCCTGGCCGGGGGCGGGATCGCCCTGTGCCTCGGCTGGGCCGCCCTCGCGCTCGGCGCCGGGGACCCCGCGGTGCTGCTCGGGCTGGTTCTCGTGCAGGGCGCGCTCGCCTTCGGCGTCGGGTCCACGCTGATCTCCCAGGTGCTCTACGCGGCACCGGGCGCACCGACGCTGGCCGGCGGATTCGCCACGGCGGCCTTCAACGTGGGGGCGGCTTGCGGACCTTGGGTCGGTGGCGTGGTCATCGACGCGGGTGTCGGGGGCGGCGACGGATATCGGGCGCCGGTGTGGGTGAGCGCGGGGCTGGTGGCGCTGGCCCTGGTGGCCGGGGCCGGAGTTCGGGCGGGGCTGCGGGGAAAGCGGGGTGCGGACACGGGAGTTCGTCCCCCAGCGTGA
- a CDS encoding acyl-CoA carboxylase subunit beta, producing the protein MTVLDDAPGEPTDARGRVAELHEIRAQALAGPSEKATEAQHAKGKLTARERIELLLDPGSFQEVEQLRRHRAVGFGLEAKKPFTDGVITGWGTVEGRTVFVYAHDFRIFGGALGEAHATKIHKIMDMAIAAGAPLVSLNDGAGARIQEGVSALAGYGGIFQRNTKASGVIPQISVMLGPCAGGAAYSPALTDFVFMVRETSQMFITGPDVVKAVTGEEITQNGLGGADVHAETSGVCHFAYDDEETCIAEVRYLLSLLPQNNRENPPRVESTDAPDRRGDVLLDLVPADGNRPYDMAKVIEEIVDDGDYLEVHERWARNIICALARLDGQVVGIVANQPQSLAGVLDIEASEKAARFVQMCDAFNIPIVTFLDVPGFLPGVDQEHGGIIRHGAKLLYAYCNATVPRISLILRKAYGGAYIVMDSQSIGADLTYAWPTNEIAVMGAEGAANVIFRRQIAEAEDPEAMRQKMVKEYKSELMHPYYAAERGLVDDVIDPAETREVLIKSLAMLQTKHADLPSRKHGNPPQ; encoded by the coding sequence ATGACCGTTTTGGATGACGCGCCGGGTGAGCCGACGGACGCACGCGGACGAGTGGCCGAGCTGCACGAGATCCGCGCCCAGGCACTGGCCGGACCGAGCGAGAAGGCGACCGAGGCACAGCACGCCAAGGGCAAGCTGACCGCCCGGGAGCGCATCGAACTCCTTCTCGACCCCGGGTCCTTCCAGGAGGTCGAGCAGCTGCGCCGGCACCGCGCGGTCGGCTTCGGCCTGGAGGCCAAGAAGCCGTTCACCGACGGTGTCATCACCGGCTGGGGCACGGTCGAGGGCCGTACGGTCTTCGTCTACGCGCACGACTTCCGGATCTTCGGCGGCGCGCTGGGCGAGGCCCACGCCACGAAGATCCACAAGATCATGGACATGGCCATCGCGGCCGGTGCCCCGCTGGTCTCCCTCAACGACGGCGCCGGTGCCCGTATCCAGGAGGGCGTCTCCGCCCTCGCCGGGTACGGCGGCATCTTCCAGCGCAACACCAAGGCGAGCGGCGTCATCCCGCAGATCTCGGTGATGCTCGGCCCGTGCGCCGGCGGCGCGGCCTACAGCCCCGCCCTCACGGACTTCGTGTTCATGGTCCGCGAGACCTCGCAGATGTTCATCACCGGCCCGGACGTCGTCAAGGCCGTGACCGGCGAGGAGATCACACAGAACGGCCTGGGCGGCGCCGACGTCCACGCCGAGACCTCCGGCGTCTGCCACTTCGCGTACGACGACGAGGAGACCTGCATCGCGGAGGTGCGCTATCTCCTCTCGCTGCTCCCGCAGAACAACCGCGAGAACCCGCCGCGCGTGGAGTCCACGGACGCGCCGGACCGCCGCGGCGACGTCCTGCTCGACCTGGTCCCGGCCGACGGCAACCGGCCGTACGACATGGCCAAGGTCATCGAGGAGATCGTCGACGACGGCGACTACCTGGAGGTCCACGAGCGCTGGGCCCGCAACATCATCTGCGCGCTCGCCCGCCTCGACGGCCAGGTCGTCGGCATCGTGGCGAACCAGCCGCAGTCCCTCGCGGGCGTCCTGGACATCGAGGCGTCGGAAAAAGCTGCGCGTTTTGTGCAGATGTGTGACGCTTTTAACATCCCGATCGTCACCTTCCTGGACGTCCCCGGGTTCCTCCCGGGCGTCGACCAGGAGCACGGCGGCATCATCCGCCACGGCGCGAAGCTCCTTTACGCCTACTGCAACGCGACCGTGCCGCGGATCTCGCTGATCCTGCGCAAGGCGTACGGCGGTGCCTACATCGTCATGGACAGCCAGTCCATCGGCGCCGACCTCACGTACGCGTGGCCGACGAACGAGATCGCCGTCATGGGCGCCGAAGGCGCCGCCAACGTGATCTTCCGCCGGCAGATCGCCGAGGCCGAGGACCCCGAGGCCATGCGGCAGAAGATGGTCAAGGAGTACAAGTCCGAGCTGATGCACCCGTATTACGCGGCGGAGCGCGGCCTGGTGGACGACGTGATCGACCCGGCGGAGACCCGCGAGGTCCTCATCAAGTCCCTGGCGATGCTGCAGACCAAGCACGCCGACCTGCCTTCCCGCAAGCACGGCAACCCCCCGCAGTAA
- a CDS encoding GTP-binding protein, producing MDFASSSGGPSRSTTSAKIVVAGGFGVGKTTFVGAVSEINPLRTEAVMTSASAGIDDLTHTGDKTTTTVAMDFGRITLDQDLILYLFGTPGQDRFWFMWDDLVRGAIGAIVLVDTRRLADCFPAVDYFENSGLPFVIALNGFDGNQPYNPDEVREALQIGPDTPIITTDARHRADAKSALITLVEHALMARLR from the coding sequence GTGGACTTCGCAAGCTCTAGCGGCGGTCCTTCCCGCTCCACCACCTCGGCGAAGATCGTGGTGGCGGGTGGCTTCGGCGTGGGCAAGACCACGTTCGTCGGGGCCGTTTCGGAGATCAACCCGCTGCGCACAGAGGCCGTGATGACATCCGCGTCGGCGGGCATCGACGACCTCACCCACACCGGAGACAAGACGACCACCACGGTCGCGATGGACTTCGGCCGTATCACGCTCGACCAGGACCTGATCCTGTACCTCTTCGGTACGCCGGGCCAGGACCGCTTCTGGTTCATGTGGGACGACCTGGTGCGCGGCGCGATCGGCGCGATCGTCCTCGTGGACACGAGGCGCCTTGCCGACTGCTTCCCCGCGGTCGACTACTTCGAGAACTCGGGTCTCCCCTTCGTCATCGCCCTCAACGGCTTCGATGGCAATCAGCCGTACAACCCGGACGAGGTCCGTGAGGCGCTCCAGATCGGCCCCGACACCCCGATCATCACGACGGACGCCCGCCACCGCGCGGACGCGAAGTCGGCGCTGATCACGCTGGTGGAGCACGCGCTGATGGCGCGCCTGCGGTAG
- a CDS encoding glycoside hydrolase family 3 protein, whose translation MRRTALLTSATLLAALLPTLAAQAADDPAPVPVDRFEGEVPFANPPEGGLFTWGSDTDDPPTLRLAARDDAPEGDQVLSGSYDISGYGGFTHDFAFAEPAHDWSSHKGIRFWWEGQNNGKKIAFELKDGGANGEASELWTTSFTDDFSGWKQIEIPFTDFAYRTDYQPVGGIDHILGLTETWGYAVTLPVGAPGRFAMDGVELYGRADQSRRASVLTDAPVYPVKEGGTATVEVTLATTGSAPVDEPVTVAYETPADPGKDYVPVSGTLTFPAGTASGTTRAIQVRTLKDKAAESAETIPLKLTVTGAKAPDETPQIVIDAHGLPYLNAKLPVKTRVADLLSRMSLAEKAGQMTQAERGAVGTGGDIAAYALGSLLSGGGSTPTPNTPEAWAKMIDAFQLRAQATRFQIPLIYGVDAVHGHNNLVGATVMPHNIGLGATRDPRLAQRTGAVTAAEVRATGVPWDFAPCLCVTRDERWGRSYESFGEDPALVDSMETIIQGLQGAANGRDLKDDDKVLATAKHFVGDGGTAYGSSTTGTYTIDQGVTTVTRQQLEAVHLAPYRTAVDRGVGTVMPSYSSLDVIGDGQGPVKMHARGDMINGVLKGRMGFDGFVISDWDGINQIPGDYTSDVRISVNAGVDMVMAPYAYRTFRTALIAETEAGRVSEARIDDAVSRILTQKFRLGLFEKPYADTSGAAKIGSAEHRAVARQAAAESQVLLKNAGGVLPLKKSQKVYVAGSNADDIGNQTGGWTVTWQGASGDIVPGTTILEGLRDAGGDVTYSKDASAPTTGYDVGVVVVGETPYAEGVGDVGNGHDLELSAADKAAVDKVCAAMKCAVLIVSGRPQLIGDRLGAIDALVASWLPGTEGAGVADVLYGRRPFTGQLPVTWPRSEAQLPINVGDATYDPQFPYGWGLTTLTRVPEGGATALKALAVAAAVAERTGADEAGRALVTKARLIVQQRPVTAASAKPFAEADHLLLTGRYGKAVESLLAAYRAT comes from the coding sequence ATGCGAAGAACCGCCCTGCTCACCTCCGCCACCCTGCTGGCGGCCCTGCTGCCGACGCTGGCCGCACAGGCCGCCGACGATCCCGCCCCGGTCCCCGTCGACCGCTTCGAGGGCGAGGTCCCCTTCGCGAACCCGCCCGAGGGTGGCCTCTTCACCTGGGGCAGCGACACCGACGACCCGCCCACGCTCCGGCTGGCGGCGCGCGATGACGCCCCCGAGGGCGACCAGGTCCTCTCCGGCAGCTACGACATCAGCGGCTACGGCGGCTTCACCCACGACTTCGCCTTCGCCGAGCCCGCCCACGACTGGTCCTCCCACAAGGGCATCCGGTTCTGGTGGGAAGGGCAGAACAACGGCAAGAAGATCGCCTTCGAGCTCAAGGACGGCGGCGCCAACGGCGAGGCCTCCGAGCTCTGGACGACGTCGTTCACCGACGACTTCAGTGGCTGGAAACAGATCGAGATCCCCTTCACCGACTTCGCGTACCGCACCGACTACCAGCCCGTCGGCGGTATCGACCACATCCTCGGACTGACCGAGACCTGGGGGTACGCGGTCACCCTCCCGGTCGGCGCACCCGGCCGGTTCGCCATGGACGGCGTCGAGTTGTACGGCAGGGCCGACCAGTCCCGGCGCGCCTCCGTCCTCACCGACGCGCCGGTGTACCCGGTGAAGGAAGGCGGCACCGCCACCGTCGAGGTGACCCTGGCCACCACCGGCTCCGCCCCCGTCGACGAGCCCGTCACGGTCGCCTACGAGACGCCCGCCGACCCCGGCAAGGACTACGTCCCCGTCTCCGGCACCCTCACCTTCCCCGCCGGCACGGCCTCCGGCACCACACGGGCGATCCAGGTCCGCACCCTCAAGGACAAGGCCGCGGAGAGCGCCGAGACCATCCCGCTGAAACTCACCGTCACCGGCGCCAAGGCCCCCGACGAGACCCCGCAGATCGTGATCGACGCCCACGGACTGCCGTATCTGAACGCCAAGTTGCCGGTCAAGACGCGGGTCGCCGATCTCCTCTCCCGGATGTCCCTCGCCGAGAAGGCCGGTCAGATGACCCAGGCGGAGCGGGGCGCGGTCGGGACCGGCGGCGACATCGCCGCGTACGCCCTCGGCTCCCTCCTCTCCGGCGGCGGTTCCACCCCCACGCCCAACACCCCCGAGGCCTGGGCGAAGATGATCGACGCCTTCCAACTCCGGGCCCAGGCAACCAGGTTCCAGATCCCCCTGATCTACGGCGTCGACGCCGTGCACGGTCACAACAACCTGGTCGGCGCCACCGTCATGCCCCACAACATCGGGCTCGGCGCCACCCGCGACCCCCGACTCGCCCAGCGCACCGGCGCGGTGACCGCCGCCGAGGTCCGCGCCACCGGCGTCCCCTGGGACTTCGCCCCCTGCCTCTGCGTCACCCGCGACGAACGCTGGGGCCGCTCCTACGAGTCCTTCGGTGAGGACCCGGCCCTGGTCGACTCGATGGAGACGATCATCCAGGGACTCCAAGGCGCCGCGAACGGCAGGGACTTGAAGGACGACGACAAGGTCCTCGCCACCGCCAAGCACTTCGTCGGCGACGGCGGCACCGCCTACGGTTCCTCCACCACCGGCACCTACACCATCGACCAGGGCGTCACCACCGTCACCCGGCAGCAGCTGGAGGCGGTCCACCTCGCCCCGTACCGGACGGCCGTCGACCGTGGCGTCGGCACGGTCATGCCGTCGTACTCCTCCCTGGACGTCATCGGCGACGGCCAGGGCCCGGTCAAGATGCACGCCCGCGGTGACATGATCAACGGCGTGCTGAAGGGCCGGATGGGCTTCGACGGCTTCGTCATCAGCGACTGGGACGGCATCAACCAGATCCCGGGCGACTACACCTCCGACGTCCGCATCTCGGTCAACGCCGGCGTCGACATGGTCATGGCCCCCTACGCCTACCGGACCTTCCGCACCGCGCTCATCGCCGAGACCGAGGCCGGGCGGGTGAGCGAGGCACGGATCGACGACGCCGTGTCCCGCATCCTCACGCAGAAGTTCAGGCTCGGGCTCTTCGAGAAGCCGTACGCCGACACCAGCGGCGCGGCGAAGATCGGTTCCGCGGAACACCGTGCCGTGGCCCGGCAGGCGGCGGCCGAGTCGCAGGTGCTGCTGAAGAACGCGGGCGGGGTGCTGCCGCTGAAGAAGTCCCAGAAGGTGTACGTCGCCGGTTCCAACGCCGACGACATCGGCAACCAGACCGGAGGCTGGACGGTCACCTGGCAGGGCGCGTCCGGCGACATCGTCCCCGGGACGACGATCCTGGAGGGCCTGCGCGACGCCGGCGGAGACGTCACATACTCCAAGGACGCCTCCGCGCCCACGACCGGCTACGACGTCGGTGTGGTCGTCGTGGGGGAGACCCCGTACGCCGAGGGCGTCGGCGACGTCGGCAACGGCCATGACCTGGAGCTGTCCGCGGCCGACAAGGCGGCCGTCGACAAGGTGTGCGCGGCCATGAAGTGCGCGGTGCTGATCGTGTCCGGACGCCCTCAGCTCATCGGCGACCGGCTCGGCGCGATCGACGCCTTGGTGGCGTCCTGGCTGCCCGGCACCGAGGGCGCCGGAGTCGCCGACGTGCTCTACGGCAGGCGGCCCTTCACCGGTCAACTCCCCGTCACCTGGCCCAGGTCGGAGGCGCAGCTGCCGATCAACGTCGGGGACGCGACGTACGACCCGCAGTTCCCGTACGGCTGGGGCCTGACCACCTTGACCAGGGTCCCGGAGGGCGGGGCGACGGCCCTGAAGGCCCTCGCCGTCGCGGCCGCCGTCGCCGAGAGGACCGGGGCGGACGAGGCGGGGCGCGCCCTGGTGACCAAGGCACGGCTGATCGTCCAGCAGCGGCCGGTGACGGCGGCCTCGGCGAAGCCCTTCGCGGAGGCGGACCATCTGCTGCTGACCGGACGGTACGGAAAGGCGGTGGAGAGCCTGCTGGCGGCCTACCGGGCGACCTGA
- a CDS encoding YceI family protein, whose amino-acid sequence MANTDLTALTGDYTIDASHSTIGFTVRHAMVTNVKGKFDEFSGSLHLDGADPSASTASIDVKMESIDTGSADRDGHLKSADFFKIDEFPTMTFRSTKAEALGDEDYRITGDLEILGTTRPITIDLEFNGAAKDPFGNERVGFEGKAEIKRSDWGLTWNAALETGGVLVSDKIKLHFDISAIKNV is encoded by the coding sequence ATGGCGAACACCGACCTGACCGCCCTGACCGGTGACTACACCATCGACGCCTCGCACTCCACCATCGGCTTCACCGTCCGGCACGCCATGGTCACCAACGTCAAGGGCAAGTTCGACGAGTTCAGCGGCTCGCTGCACCTCGACGGCGCCGACCCGTCCGCGTCGACGGCCTCCATCGACGTCAAGATGGAGAGCATCGACACCGGCTCCGCCGACCGTGACGGCCACCTCAAGAGCGCGGACTTCTTCAAGATCGACGAGTTCCCGACCATGACCTTCCGCTCCACCAAGGCGGAGGCGCTCGGCGACGAGGACTACCGGATCACCGGTGACCTGGAGATTCTCGGCACGACCCGGCCCATCACCATCGACCTGGAGTTCAACGGCGCGGCCAAGGACCCCTTCGGCAACGAGCGCGTGGGCTTCGAGGGCAAGGCGGAGATCAAGCGCTCCGACTGGGGCCTGACCTGGAACGCGGCCCTGGAGACGGGCGGCGTGCTGGTCTCCGACAAGATCAAGCTCCACTTCGACATCTCGGCGATCAAGAACGTCTGA
- a CDS encoding acyl-CoA carboxylase epsilon subunit: protein MSTPDIRVEKGHAEPEEVAAITALLLARAAARPAETPAHRRPKAGWRRLEREGGFRAPHSWH, encoded by the coding sequence ATGAGCACCCCTGACATCCGCGTCGAGAAGGGCCACGCCGAGCCCGAGGAAGTCGCCGCCATCACGGCCCTCCTCCTGGCCCGCGCGGCCGCCCGGCCCGCCGAGACCCCGGCCCACCGCCGCCCCAAGGCCGGCTGGCGCCGCCTGGAGCGCGAGGGCGGCTTCCGCGCCCCGCACAGCTGGCACTGA
- a CDS encoding S1 family peptidase: MKRLLTALKRCAALGAAALAIASLQPVSAAQAAPAPVVGGTRAAQGEFPFMVRLSMGCGGALYTQQIVLTAAHCVSGSGANTSITATAGVVDLQSTSGRVQVRSTRVLQAPGYNGTGKDWALIKLAQPINLPTLKIATNTQYNTGDFTVAGWGAAREGGAQQRYLLKATVPFVSDATCRASGGSYSDLVANEEICAGFAAGGVDTCQGDSGGPMFRKDNAGAWIQVGIVSWGEGCARPNAPGVYTEVSTFASAIASAASTL, from the coding sequence TTGAAGAGACTCCTCACGGCCCTCAAGAGATGCGCGGCCCTCGGTGCCGCCGCCCTCGCGATCGCCAGTCTTCAGCCCGTCTCGGCCGCGCAGGCCGCTCCCGCGCCCGTCGTCGGCGGCACCCGGGCCGCGCAGGGCGAGTTCCCGTTCATGGTCCGGCTTTCCATGGGCTGCGGCGGGGCGCTGTACACCCAGCAGATCGTGCTGACCGCCGCGCACTGCGTGAGCGGTTCCGGGGCCAACACCAGCATCACCGCGACCGCGGGGGTCGTCGACCTCCAGTCCACCAGCGGGCGCGTCCAGGTCCGGTCCACCAGGGTGCTTCAGGCGCCCGGCTACAACGGCACCGGCAAGGACTGGGCGCTCATCAAGCTCGCCCAGCCGATCAACCTGCCCACGCTGAAGATCGCCACGAACACGCAGTACAACACCGGTGACTTCACTGTCGCCGGATGGGGTGCGGCGCGTGAGGGCGGGGCTCAGCAGCGGTATCTGCTCAAGGCGACCGTGCCGTTCGTCAGTGACGCCACGTGCAGGGCGTCCGGCGGGTCGTACAGCGATCTCGTCGCCAACGAGGAGATCTGTGCCGGGTTCGCGGCGGGCGGGGTCGACACCTGTCAGGGTGACTCCGGCGGGCCCATGTTCCGCAAGGACAACGCCGGGGCCTGGATCCAGGTCGGGATAGTCAGCTGGGGCGAGGGCTGCGCGCGGCCCAACGCGCCCGGCGTCTACACCGAGGTGTCCACGTTCGCCTCGGCGATAGCGTCGGCGGCGTCGACTCTCTGA